In Myxocyprinus asiaticus isolate MX2 ecotype Aquarium Trade chromosome 3, UBuf_Myxa_2, whole genome shotgun sequence, the following proteins share a genomic window:
- the entr1 gene encoding endosome-associated-trafficking regulator 1 isoform X2, protein MAKHKTKKLIIEEDEPKQDVDELNPFSFKEFIRNKNQSCTTDEDEAYGGTYQDEKDYNSSTGFAPKGQFFTDPSVLSQPSESEPEERWTGTEEAQDFELCGTLDSSAYSEQSSLCSEEREGNITEWEVATFDFLPKNHLVRRSTGSYEGDEETSVIDISFHPKRSNAEYGTRNPHQLKEENSLLRKQVKELLRRSETDSERIKHLTGELHNKKLQDEREAKALETMVQSVEQNLQLMTKRAVKAENSVSKLKQEIQQLQNQLEGYKSENERLRCGETTALTTMRHNAQVASEYLNKAAQDAETSIKQLLTGRDTLCLVSQLLTSIDKITEIHN, encoded by the exons ATGGCCAAACACAAAACGAAAAAGCTCATTATTGAAGAAG aTGAGCCAAAGCAAGATGTAGATGAGCTGAATCCTTTTTCTTTCAAGGAGTTCATCAGAAACAAGAACCAGTCCTGCACTACAGATGAGGATGAG GCATATGGTGGCACATACCAAGATGAGAAGGACTATAACTCCTCTACAGGCTTTGCTCCCAAGGGGCAATTCTTCACAGACCCCTCTGTCCTCTCACAGCCTTCTGAGAGTGAACCTGAGGAGAGATGGACTGGGACTGAAGAGGCTCAAGACTTCGAACTATGTGGGACTTTAGACAGCAGTGCATACTCCGAGCAATCATCCCTGTGCAGTGAGGAGAGGGAAGGGAATATAACCGAATGGGAAGTGGCCACGTTTGACTTCCTGCCAAAGAACCATTTAGTCAGAAGAAGCACTGGAAGCTATGAGGGTGATGAAGAGACTTCAGTGATTGATATTTCCTTCCATCCTAAGAGAAGCAATGCTGAATATGGGACAAGGAATCCCCATCAG CTGAAAGAAGAGAATTCTCTACTTAGAAAGCAAGTCAAAGAACTCCTTAGAAGATCAGAAACTGACTCTGAAAG GATCAAACATCTCACAGGGGAGCTGCACAACAAGAAGTTGCAGGATGAGAGAGAGGCTAAGGCTCTGGAGACAATGGTGCAGTCAGTAGAACAAAATCTTCAGTTAATGACG AAGCGAGCAGTCAAGGCTGAAAACAGTGTTTCAAAATTGAAACAAGAGATACAACAACTCCAG aaccaGCTTGAAGGATATAAAAGTGAAAATGAGAGACTTAGATGTGGAGAAACCACTGCCTTAACCACAATGAGACACAATGCACAAGTGGCCTCTGAATACCTTAACAAAGCAGCTCAAGATGCAGAAACCTCTATCAA GCAGTTGCTGACAGGGAGAGATACACTGTGTCTTGTATCCCAGTTATTGACATCAATTGACAAGATCACAGAGATTCATAACTAA
- the entr1 gene encoding endosome-associated-trafficking regulator 1 isoform X1, with product MAKHKTKKLIIEEDEPKQDVDELNPFSFKEFIRNKNQSCTTDEDEAYGGTYQDEKDYNSSTGFAPKGQFFTDPSVLSQPSESEPEERWTGTEEAQDFELCGTLDSSAYSEQSSLCSEEREGNITEWEVATFDFLPKNHLVRRSTGSYEGDEETSVIDISFHPKRSNAEYGTRNPHQLKEENSLLRKQVKELLRRSETDSERIKHLTGELHNKKLQDEREAKALETMVQSVEQNLQLMTKRAVKAENSVSKLKQEIQQLQHLFFQNQLEGYKSENERLRCGETTALTTMRHNAQVASEYLNKAAQDAETSIKQLLTGRDTLCLVSQLLTSIDKITEIHN from the exons ATGGCCAAACACAAAACGAAAAAGCTCATTATTGAAGAAG aTGAGCCAAAGCAAGATGTAGATGAGCTGAATCCTTTTTCTTTCAAGGAGTTCATCAGAAACAAGAACCAGTCCTGCACTACAGATGAGGATGAG GCATATGGTGGCACATACCAAGATGAGAAGGACTATAACTCCTCTACAGGCTTTGCTCCCAAGGGGCAATTCTTCACAGACCCCTCTGTCCTCTCACAGCCTTCTGAGAGTGAACCTGAGGAGAGATGGACTGGGACTGAAGAGGCTCAAGACTTCGAACTATGTGGGACTTTAGACAGCAGTGCATACTCCGAGCAATCATCCCTGTGCAGTGAGGAGAGGGAAGGGAATATAACCGAATGGGAAGTGGCCACGTTTGACTTCCTGCCAAAGAACCATTTAGTCAGAAGAAGCACTGGAAGCTATGAGGGTGATGAAGAGACTTCAGTGATTGATATTTCCTTCCATCCTAAGAGAAGCAATGCTGAATATGGGACAAGGAATCCCCATCAG CTGAAAGAAGAGAATTCTCTACTTAGAAAGCAAGTCAAAGAACTCCTTAGAAGATCAGAAACTGACTCTGAAAG GATCAAACATCTCACAGGGGAGCTGCACAACAAGAAGTTGCAGGATGAGAGAGAGGCTAAGGCTCTGGAGACAATGGTGCAGTCAGTAGAACAAAATCTTCAGTTAATGACG AAGCGAGCAGTCAAGGCTGAAAACAGTGTTTCAAAATTGAAACAAGAGATACAACAACTCCAG catttattttttcagaaccaGCTTGAAGGATATAAAAGTGAAAATGAGAGACTTAGATGTGGAGAAACCACTGCCTTAACCACAATGAGACACAATGCACAAGTGGCCTCTGAATACCTTAACAAAGCAGCTCAAGATGCAGAAACCTCTATCAA GCAGTTGCTGACAGGGAGAGATACACTGTGTCTTGTATCCCAGTTATTGACATCAATTGACAAGATCACAGAGATTCATAACTAA
- the LOC127425792 gene encoding ubiquitin-associated domain-containing protein 1 yields MFVQEEKIFAGKVLKVHVCTMEGTEWLEEVTEDTTIEKLKEKCLKHCVHGSLEDPKTLTHHKLIHAATERILTESKTVAEENLKDKDCLLLIKKRPPPAPPKMADVSAEEKKKQENKAPDKDAILKATANLSTRNIDRTVTQHNIRDFQTELRKILVSLIEVAQKLLALNPDAVELFKKANAMLDEDEEDRVDETALQQLTEMGFPESRAVKALRLNHMSVTQAMEWLIEHVDDPMVDTPLPGQDTPGVAAAAAAPAPAPAPTPGPSNTASGVQGRLNTQSSTEEAKQDELIEIFKRIRRKREFRPDSRAVIALMEMGFDEKEVIDALRVNNNQQDAACEWLLGDRKPTPEDLDKGIDTNSPLFQAILENPVVQLGLTNPKTLLAFEDMLENPLNSTQWMNDPETGPVMLQISRIFQTLNRT; encoded by the exons ATGTTCGTACAAGAGGAGAAGATCTTCGCAGGCAAAGTCCTGAAGGTCCACGTCTGCACCATGGAAGGCACAGAGTGGCTGGAGGAAGTCACGGAAGACACCACTATAGAGAAACTCAAGGAGAAATGCCTGAAGCAT TGTGTCCATGGAAGTTTAGAAGATCCGAAAACGCTTACACATCACAAACTCATCCATGCTGCCACTGAGAGAATTCTCACCGAATCCAAAACGGTTGCAGAGGAAAATCTTAAAGATAAAG ATTGCTTGTTATTGATTAAGAAAAGGCCACCACCGGCTCCACCAAAAATGGCTGATGTATCTGCTGAAGAGAAG AAGAAACAAGAGAACAAGGCTCCGGATAAGGACGCCATCCTCAAAGCCACAGCAAATCTGTCCACTCGCAACATTGACCGTACAGTAACTCAGCACAACATTAGAGAT TTTCAGACAGAACTGAGGAAGATTCTGGTCTCACTTATTGAGGTGGCTCAGAAACTGCTGGCTTTGAATCCAGATGCTGTTGAGCTCTTCAAAAAGGCCAATG CCATGCTGGATGAGGATGAGGAGGACCGGGTGGATGAAACAGccctgcaacagctgactgagaTGGGTTTCCCTGAGAGTCGTGCTGTGAAGGCTCTGCGCTTAAATCA CATGTCTGTGACCCAGGCTATGGAATGGCTGATTGAGCATGTAGATGATCCCATGGTTGACACGCCTCTACCTGGACAGGACACCCCAGGGGTGGCAGCCGCAGCTGCAGCCCCAGCCCCAGCCCCAGCCCCAACCCCAGGTCCCTCCAACACAGCTTCAGGAGTCCAAGGCCGTCTCAACACCCAGTCCAGCACAGAGGAGGCCAAACAGGATGAGCTGATAGAAATCTTCAAAAGGATCAGAAGGAAAAGAGAGTTCAGGCCAGACTCACGG gcAGTTATTGCGCTGATGGAGATGGGTTTTGACGAGAAGGAGGTTATTGATGCACTCCGCGTCAATAATAATCAACAGGATGCTGCT TGTGAATGGCTGCTAGGTGACAGAAAGCCCACCCCTGAGGATCTGGACAAAGGCATTGATACCAACAGTCCCCTGTTTCAGGCCATTCTGGAAAACCCTGTGGTACAGCTTGGTCTCACGAATCCCAAGACTCTCTTAG CATTTGAGGACATGCTGGAAAACCCGCTGAACAGCACGCAGTGGATGAATGACCCTGAGACAGGTCCTGTCATGCTCCAGATATCCCGGATCTTCCAGACACTCAACCGCACGTAA